The Octopus sinensis unplaced genomic scaffold, ASM634580v1 Contig12122, whole genome shotgun sequence genome has a segment encoding these proteins:
- the LOC115229220 gene encoding frizzled-9-like yields the protein MTWSSCVLIVLLSVVGQDLVTGFTSTSDRQHERCERITIPMCMNMRYNMTKMPNLLGQINQKDAAIQVHEFLPLVELGCSKLLRFFLCSFYAPMCTEMVNAVLVVSACRSMCLEVKSKCEPVLKNLMFTWPASLDCQQLPEHSNKKHLCMEAPNVTDEPDMQPETVNAEWWNIVQSFKDKTHDGHNRRLHFGGQYGHNRDIGSTHTLCPDRFVYVDKHGGHNYSCAPRCNIDVYFKQEDKRFAKIWLLVWATFCCISTTITVLTFAIDTSRFKYPERPIIFLSMCYAIYSGAYMIRGITGPNSISCDRLRDGTEFLIQEGLESTWCIIVFLILYYFGMASAIWWVILTLTWFLAAGRKWVQEAIESLSSYFHVAAWAIPAVKTIIILTMRRVDGDELTGLCFVGNQDIVALTGFVITPLLIYLIIGTIFIFAGFFAMFKIRRNLKQDGTNIRKLEKLMAKIGIFSVLYTLPATCVIGCYFYERINFDNWKTEAMRRRCRSNRNGEKDCSLSHSIPTIEVYMLKIFMSLIVGITSGMWVWSYKTVNSWKNFFSSRFSRRKHIYHGNYQQAPVFLMKTRGQKLVPKNVGTRV from the coding sequence ATGACTTGGTCATCGTGCGTTTTGATCGTGTTGTTGTCAGTGGTGGGCCAAGATCTGGTGACCGGTTTTACTTCGACCTCTGACCGTCAGCACGAGCGATGTGAACGGATTACTATACCCATGTGTATGAACATGCGGTACAACATGACGAAAATGCCCAACTTGCTTGGCCAGATCAACCAAAAAGATGCGGCTATCCAAGTGCACGAGTTCCTACCGTTAGTAGAACTAGGTTGTTCCAAGTTACTTCGCTTTTTCCTGTGTTCTTTCTACGCTCCAATGTGTACAGAAATGGTCAACGCTGTCCTAGTGGTGTCCGCTTGCAGATCGATGTGTTTGGAAGTAAAATCTAAGTGCGAACCTGTCCTCAAGAATTTGATGTTCACCTGGCCAGCATCGCTTGATTGTCAACAGCTTCCCGAGCACTCCAATAAAAAACACCTTTGTATGGAAGCCCCAAATGTCACAGACGAACCCGACATGCAACCAGAGACTGTCAACGCCGAGTGGTGGAATATTGTCCAGTCATTCAAGGATAAAACACATGACGGCCACAACAGGAGATTACATTTTGGAGGACAGTATGGCCATAACCGCGACATCGGTTCTACACACACCCTGTGTCCAGACCGGTTTGTCTACGTTGACAAACATGGGGGTCATAATTACTCTTGCGCCCCACGCTGTAATATTGATGTTTACTTCAAACAAGAAGATAAAAGATTTGCGAAGATCTGGCTCCTTGTATGGGCAACCTTTTGCTGCATTTCAACCACCATCACCGTTCTAACCTTTGCAATTGATACATCACGTTTTAAGTACCCCGAAAGGCCGATCATTTTTCTGTCCATGTGTTACGCTATCTATTCTGGAGCTTATATGATTCGAGGTATTACTGGACCTAATTCTATATCGTGTGACCGTCTTCGAGACGGCACTGAATTCTTGATACAAGAAGGACTCGAAAGTACTTGGTGTATTATAGTATTTCTAATACTTTACTATTTCGGTATGGCCAGTGCCATATGGTGGGTGATACTGACCCTTACGTGGTTTTTGGCTGCTGGACGCAAATGGGTCCAGGAAGCTATTGAATCACTTAGTAGCTATTTCCATGTGGCCGCTTGGGCGATTCCGGCCGTGAAAACCATTATAATTCTGACAATGCGCCGGGTTGACGGAGATGAATTAACAGGACTTTGCTTTGTAGGTAACCAAGACATCGTCGCCCTGACGGGATTTGTTATCACTCCTTTGCTCATATATCTTATCATTGGAACGATCTTTATATTTGCCGGTTTCTTTGCCATGTTCAAAATACGGCGAAATTTGAAACAAGACGGTACAAACATTCGCAAACTCGAAAAACTGATGGCCAAAATTGGTATATTCTCGGTTCTGTATACACTGCCGGCGACTTGTGTTATAGGATGTTACTTTTACGAAAGGATTAACTTCGACAATTGGAAAACAGAAGCAATGCGTCGCCGGTGCCGAAGCAATCGGAACGGCGAAAAAGATtgctctctgtcacactctataCCGACTATCGAGGTGTatatgttgaaaattttcatgtCTTTAATCGTTGGAATTACCAGTGGAATGTGGGTATGGAGTTACAAAACAGTGAACTCGTGGAAAAATTTCTTTTCCAGCCGTTTTTCACGTCGGAAACATATATACCACGGAAATTACCAACAGGCGCCTGTGTTTTTGATGAAGACACGAGGGCAAAAACTTGTTCCCAAAAATGTGGGAACCAGAGTATGA